In the genome of Aspergillus flavus chromosome 8, complete sequence, one region contains:
- a CDS encoding beta-lactamase/transpeptidase-like protein: MAQVNGTCDSAFSSVRDILQQNISSDKELGASICISVKGKTVVDIWGGYADAARSKPWAENTIVSVWSMTKTVMGLAMLLLIDRGLVDPDAPVAKYWPEFGVNGKEGVLVRHLMSHTAGLPSFDPPIDQDTLLNVPKATENLVQQKPWWTPGTGHGYHLASQGHLIGELVHRVTGKTLGEFVHDELTVPRNADFHLPVAEEEWDRIAEMVPAPTNMDISALDPNSIMYRAVTGGPGNPNMPKEPAFRRSGLGSIGGFTNARGANDILSIVTQNGTVDGKRFLSPETIDKIFEVQASGPDQVIGLGIEWGLGFGIGMLGTLDWLPSGKLAFWGGWGGSFALMDLDRQVTFTYAMNKMGMSILGNERTGDYVRAAYAALEGYNA; encoded by the coding sequence ATGGCACAGGTCAATGGAACGTGCGACAGCGCATTCTCGTCCGTGCGCGATATCCTGCAGCAGAACATTTCCTCCGACAAAGAGCTTGGCGCCTCCATCTGCATCAGTGTCAAGGGAAAGACCGTCGTGGATATCTGGGGCGGCTATGCGGACGCAGCACGTTCAAAGCCATGGGCCGAGAATACGATTGTATCGGTCTGGTCAATGACCAAGACAGTCATGGGTCTGGCTATGCTGCTTCTGATCGATCGCGGCCTGGTCGATCCAGATGCCCCGGTTGCTAAATACTGGCCGGAGTTCGGTGTGAATGGTAAAGAGGGTGTATTGGTTCGACATTTGATGAGCCACACTGCTGGCCTGCCATCTTTCGATCCTCCAATCGACCAGGATACCCTGCTCAACGTGCCTAAGGCGACTGAGAACCTAGTTCAACAGAAACCCTGGTGGACACCGGGCACGGGACACGGATATCACCTTGCCTCTCAGGGACATCTCATTGGGGAGTTAGTCCACCGTGTAACGGGGAAAACACTGGGCGAGTTTGTTCACGATGAGCTTACTGTTCCCCGTAATGCCGACTTCCACCTCCCCGTGGCGGAAGAAGAATGGGATCGTATCGCAGAAATGGTTCCTGCACCGACGAACATGGACATCTCCGCGCTAGACCCTAACAGTATCATGTATCGCGCTGTGACCGGTGGTCCCGGTAATCCAAACATGCCCAAAGAGCCTGCCTTCCGTCGCAGTGGTCTTGGGTCCATCGGTGGCTTTACCAACGCACGCGGCGCCAACGACATTTTATCCATTGTCACGCAGAATGGCACTGTGGACGGGAAACGCTTCTTGAGTCCTGAGACGATTGACAAAATCTTCGAGGTACAGGCCAGTGGCCCGGACCAGGTTATCGGATTGGGTATTGAGTGGGGACTTGGTTTCGGCATTGGCATGCTAGGTACCTTGGACTGGCTGCCATCTGGAAAGTTAGCCTTCTGGGGAGGATGGGGAGGTTCATTTGCGCTTATGGATCTTGATCGTCAAGTGACTTTTACTTATGCGATGAATAAGATGGGCATGAGTATCCTTGGTAATGAGCGGACGGGGGATTATGTACGGGCTGCTTATGCGGCGTTGGAAGGGTATAACGCGTGA
- a CDS encoding major facilitator superfamily domain-containing protein translates to MSSASSSSSNLSEIPTAHPEHSPAFESVRPSTLSRRSTNVELSRIESLRLTHRSTVGSTAGPAPRDQWLPFGGGKDYPPLLPDPEKYVVEFTGDDPMDPHNWRMSTKIRFSCILAYVTFVSSFASAIFSSTVAATSKEFHVSTEVMTLGVTLYVLGFASGPTFWAPASELAGRRWPLTAGAFGASIFTIGTATAKDVQTIMLTRFFAGFFAASPLALVPAVFADIYNNRHRGVAIAMFAMAVFVGPFASPFTGGFITMSYLHWRWTMYIAAIMGFFGSALLLFFFRETYAPIVLVEKASILRRQTHNWGIHAKQDEVEIDFNHLITVNFSRPFRMLFTEPIVFLVTLYMSFIYGLMYALLSAYPVVFQQIHGMNLGVGSLPFIGLIIGEFAGGAYTLLSQSAYTKKLMANNDIPVPEWRLPPVIVGGIAFTVGLFWFGWTGWTKNIHWMAPTASGLLVGFGIYCIFLQCFNYLIDSYLQFAASVFAANTILRSAVGACFPLFSRQMFNNLGVQWAGTLLGCLAAIMVPIPLGFIIWGPTLRRKSKFAPTAAVFEEKSG, encoded by the exons ATGTCCTCAGCCAGCAGTTCAAGTAGTAATCTATCTGAGATTCCCACCGCCCATCCAGAGCATAGCCCGGCGTTCGAATCCGTGAGACCTTCAACGCTGAGCCGACGTTCCACCAATGTTGAGCTCTCACGAATTGAGTCGCTTCGTCTGACACACCGGTCGACCGTCGGATCGACAGCTGGGCCAGCCCCCAGAGATCAGTGGCTACCGTTCGGCGGCGGAAAAGATTATCCTCCCTTGCTGCCTGACCCCGAGAAGTATGTCGTCGAATTTACGGGAGATGACCCGATGGATCCGCATAACTGGCGGATGAGCACCAA GATACGTTTTTCTTGCATCCTCGCGTATGTCACTTTCGTGTCCTCGTTTGCGAGTgcgatcttctcttccacgGTCGCCGCAACCAGCAAGGAATTCCACGTCAGTACGGAAGTCATGACATTAGGTGTGACTCTGTATGTCTTAGGCTTCGCTTCCGGACCAACATTTTGGGCCCCGGCTTCGGAGCTGGCTGGCCGACGATGGCCACTTACTGCGGGTGCCTTTGGGGCTAGCATTTTCACCATTGGGACCGCAACAGCGAAAGATGTGCAGACGATCATGTTGACCCGCTTCTTCGCTGGGTTCTTCGCCGCTAGTCCGCTGGCCCTTGTCCCAGCAGTATTCGCCGATATTTACAATAATCGTCATCGCGGCGTGGCTATCGCCATGTTTGCCATGGCGGTGTTTGTTGGGCCATTCGCATCCCCGTTTACGGGCGGATTCATCACTATGAGTTACCTCCACTGGCGATGGACCATGTACATCGCTGCCATCATGGGTTTCTTCGGATCAGCGttgttgctcttcttcttccgggaAACCTATGCACCTATAGTGTTGGTGGAAAAGGCGTCCATATTGCGACGCCAAACTCACAATTGGGGAATCCATGCGAAACAAGACGAGGTCGAGATTGATTTCAACCACTTGATCACAGTTAACTTCAGCCGACCCTTCCGCATGTTGTTCACGGAGCCTATTGTGTTCTTGGTGACGTTGTACATGTCTTTCATCTACGGACTGATGTATGCGTTGCTCAGTGCATATCCCGTCGTATTCCAGCAAATCCATGGGATGAATCTAGGAGTCGGGAGCCTTCCATTCATCGGGTTAATCATTGGCGAGTTTGCTGGGGGTGCCTACACCCTCCTCAGTCAGTCGGCATATACGAAGAAATTGATGGCCAATAACGATATCCCTGTCCCGGAATGGCGATTACCCCCGGTGATTGTGGGCGGAATCGCCTTCACAGTAGGCCTCTTTTG GTTCGGTTGGACAGGCTGGACGAAGAACATCCACTGGATGGCCCCCACGGCATCCGGGCTTCTCGTAGGGTTTGGTATCTATTGCATTTTCCTGCAGTGCTTCAACTATCTGATCGACTCGTATCTGCAATT TGCCGCTTCGGTCTTCGCCGCTAACACCATCCTCCGGTCCGCCGTCGGGGCGTGCTTTCCGCTCTTTTCACGTCAGATGTTTAACAACCTGGGCGTTCAGTGGGCTGGGACGCTGTTGGGCTGTCTTGCCGCTATCATGGTCCCGATTCCATTAGGATTTATCATATGGGGCCCCACGTTGCGGCGGAAGAGTAAGTTTGCGCCGACCGCGGCAGTCTTCGAGGAAAAGTCGGGATAG
- a CDS encoding putative nucleoside transporter, whose translation MGWIHRTNLKVAQTPVGRWFRLENSGHPQERKGSFFFTEIRAGLATFFAMAYIISVNSTITSDSGGTCVCPPESWADKCNSNTEYLLCVQEVKRDLVTATAAIAALGTFFMGLLANLPVALAPGMGLNAYFAYTVVGHHGFGMIPYRVAVTAVFVEGFVFLALTLMGIRQWLARALPASIKLATGTGIGLYLTLIGLSYSAGIGLVTGSTDTPMELAGCHSSMRDATTGMCPASDKMRNPTMWVGIFCGGILTAMLMLYRVKGAVIIGILLVSIISWPRPTPVTYFPHTELGDSNFDFFKQVVTFHPIKHTLVAQEWDLSGHGSQFGLAFITFLYVDILDTTGTLYSMARFAGAIDERTQDFEGSAFAYMVDAICVSIGSLFGSPPVTAFVESGAGISEGGKTGMTSCVTGLCFFIAVFFAPIFASIPPWATGCTLVIVGALMCKAAADINWKYYGDAIPAFLTIAIMPFTYSIAYGLIAGILSYICINMMVWIVEKASFGRIVPPNKDEKDPWTWKLPGGFFPPWVKRAARGKKKFWQPDEENEGVVPDGSVSSNDRGEKSGFKSKSGVV comes from the exons ATGGGTTGGATACATCGTACCAATCTCAAGGTGGCGCAGACGCCAGTTGGGCGATGGTTTCGTCTGGAGAATTCCGGCCAT CCCCAAGAACGAAAGGGAAGCTTTTTCTTTACCGAAATCCGAGCCGGATTGGCGACCTTCTTCGCCATGGCGTACATCATTAGCGTCAATTCCACCATTACCTCCGATTCAGGCGGCACGTGCGTTTGTCCGCCAGAGAGCTGGGCCGACAAGTGTAATTCGAACACCGAGTATCTGCTATGCGTGCAGGAAGTTAAACGGGATCTGGTCACCGCCACAGCAGCCATTGCTGCGCTGGGAACGTTCTTCATGGGTTTGCTGGCGAACTTGCCTGTTGCGTTGGCACCTGGAATGGGCCTGAACGCATACTTCGCATATACAGTAGTTGGACATCACGGGTTTGGAATGATCCCATATCGCGTCGCGGTGACAGCGGTGTTTGTGGAAGGATTTGTattcttggccttgacgCTCATGGGAATCCGGCAGTGGTTAGCCCGAGCATTGCCCGCGTCGATTAAACTGGCGACGGGTACCGGCATTGGCTTGTATTTGACACTCATCGGACTGAGCTACAGCGCTGGAATCGGTCTGGTCACCGGTTCGACGGACACTCCCATGGAACTTGCCGGATGTCATTCTTCCATGCGTGATGCTACCACGGGCATGTGTCCCGCCAGTGACAAGATGCGCAACCCCACCATGTGGGTTGGTATTTTCTGCGGCGGTATCCTGACGGCAATGTTGATGCTGTACCGTGTCAAGGGTGCAGTCATCATCGGTATTCTGTTGGTATCGATCATCTCGTGGCCCCGTCCGACACCAGTGACGTATTTCCCGCACACGGAATTGGGAGACAGCAATTTCGACTTCTTCAAACAAGTGGTAACGTTCCATCCGATCAAACATACGCTTGTGGCGCAAGAATGGGATCTCTCGGGACATGGCTCGCAGTTTGGATTGGCGTTCATTACCTTCTTG TACGTCGACATTCTTGATACTACTGGTACCCTCTACTCTATGGCGCGCTTCGCTGGTGCTATCGATGAGCGCACTCAGGACTTCGAGGGCAGTGCTTTCGCCTAT ATGGTTGACGCGATCTGTGTCTCTATCGGCTCGCTCTTTGGCAGCCCTCCCGTGACAGCCTTCGTTGAGAGTGGTGCCGGTATCTCAGAAGGAGGTAAAACTGGCATGACCTCGTGTGTGACTGgtctctgcttcttcatcgctgtTTTCTTCGCTCCGATTTTCGCCTCGATTCCTCCCTGGGCGACCGGGTGcaccctcgtcatcgtcggtgCCCTCATGTGCAAGGCTGCCGCCGATATCAACTGGAAGTACTACGGTGATGCCATTCCAGCTTTCCTCACTATCGCCATCATGCCTTTCACGTACAGTATCGCGTACGGCTTGATTGCTGGTATCCTGAGCTATATCTGCATCAATATGATGGTGTGGATCGTTGAAAAAGCGAGCTTTGGACGGATTGTGCCCCCGaacaaggatgagaaggatcCATGGACCTGGAAGCTCCCTGGTGGTTTCTTCCCTCCTTGGGTCAAGAGAGCTGCgagaggcaagaagaagttTTGGCAGCCGGATGAGGAAAACGAGGGTGTTGTGCCAGATGGGTCGGTGTCCAGCAATGATCGCGGGGAGAAGTCCGGGTTTAAGAGCAAGAGCGGTGTTGTTTGA
- a CDS encoding putative C6 transcription factor, translating into MTDSKRRLAPAPPGTPGGNDAHPRRKNVGTACSACKARKLKCTGTAPCANCVKSRLECTLDQTLDKRRRGALKRKIDQLEEKEDLLFRLVNVLRESGNRSTIPLLNLIRSNASLPEIQYYLNHQVPESELALMPELLEVSHEFQRLQDADSRSVRRILDAKRLSDQPLFQVPAKPWTSVVSDNDFVSHLISLWLTWFHPFSNWVDRDRFVYDMQTGLLGAKYCSPFLVNAILAYACTYSDYPEAYAVPGDVSSKGVHFYDEAKRLLDKEEGRISLPTVQGIGMLWARACMIGQDRQAWIYRSQLAYSANELSQKHTVLASTVNEEEIRMARVVNNTSWGLFNSATTHALLYEKTPTIKPPQQPSFLSVNHESKQDEWHPYPTPADGVPSHTTCLFNELCSLNLIAYEVADFYFRKEAPRSRPDMEQKTSEFHKRLTEWADRLPQCLKTGKDPEIPHILCLQMYYHAILIAIYNPHRLSREKLMPYTNYDTINPSQALTICLSSARSIGHWMQMYRTTWGLEHMPIFHIQWVQAALFILLENLQKADNCEAFIILSIAAKAFSRRFEKAKRLLRSLQETARELRINLPVEVAPLFIEIDGQWLLRPVRIKEETSDTASGDV; encoded by the exons ATGACAGACTCCAAACGACGGCTGGCACCCGCGCCGCCCGGTACCCCGGGTGGCAATGACGCTCATCCCCGGAGGAAAAACGTCGGCACAGCGTGTTCAGCCTGCAAGGCTCGCAAGCTCAAG TGCACCGGGACCGCGCCTTGTGCGAACTGCGTCAAGAGTCGCCTCGAATGTACCCTCGATCAAACTCTCGATAAACGTCGCCGCGGAGCCTTAAAACGCAAGATCGACCAACtcgaggagaaagaggatcttctttttcgcctGGTCAACGTCCTACGAGAAAGCGGCAACCGGAGCACCATTCCCTTACTCAATCTGATCCGAAGCAATGCCTCGCTACCGGAGATCCAATACTATCTCAACCATCAGGTGCCCGAGTCGGAACTAGCCCTTATGCCTGAACTCCTCGAGGTCAGTCATGAGTTCCAGCGATTGCAGGATGCGGACTCGCGATCAGTGCGTCGGATTCTGGATGCGAAGCGATTGTCGGATCAACCGTTGTTTCAGGTCCCTGCGAAGCCCTGGACTAGCGTCGTCTCGGACAACGATTTTGTTTCGCACCTCATCTCCCTGTGGCTCACCTGGTTCCATCCGTTCTCTAATTGGGTCGATCGCGATCGGTTTGTTTACGATATGCAAACGGGGTTGCTTGGGGCCAAGTACTGTTCGCCGTTCTTGGTCAATGCCATTCTGGCGTATGCATGT ACATACTCAGATTATCCCGAAGCGTATGCTGTTCCCGGGGATGTATCGTCGAAAGGTGTTCACTTTTACGATGAGGCGAAACGGTTGCTGGACAAAGAGGAAGGGAGGATTAGCCTTCCCACAGTCCAAGGTATCGGCATGTTATGGGCGCG TGCCTGTATGATAGGCCAAGACCGGCAAGCGTGGATCTATCGAAGCCAATTGGCCTACTCAGCGAACGAACTGTCGCAAAAGCACACAGTGCTCGCATCGACGgtcaacgaagaagaaattcGCATGGCCCGAGTAGTTAATAACACCAGCTGGGGTTTATTCAACAGCGCCAC GACCCACGCCTTGTTATACGAGAAGACACCGACAATAAAGCCGCCGCAACAACCGTCTTTCCTGTCAGTGAATCATGAATCGAAACAGGACGAGTGGCATCCGTATCCAACGCCGGCAGATGGAGTGCCGTCACACACGACATGTCTGTTCAACGAGCTCTGTTCCTTGAATTTAATTGCATATGAAGTTGCAGACTTCTATTTCCGCAAAGAAGCACCTCGTTCCCGTCCAGATATGGAACAAAAAACCTCTGAATTTCATAAACGTCTCACTGAATGGGCGGACCGTCTACCGCAATGTCTAAAGACCGGGAAGGACCCCGAAATTCCGCACATCTTATGCCTACA AATGTATTACCACGCCATTCTCATCGCCATTTACAACCCTCACAGGTTGTCACGCGAAAAACTTATGCCATACACGAATTACGACACAATCAACCCATCGCAAGCCCTCACCATCTGTCTATCCTCCGCCCGTAGCATCGGCCACTGGATGCAGATGTACCGAACCACGTGGGGCCTCGAACACATGCCTATTTTCCACATTCAATGGGTCCAAGCGGCCCTGTTCATTCTCTTAGAAAACCTCCAGAAGGCTGACAACTGCGAAGCGTTCATTATCCTCAGCATTGCAGCGAAGGCATTCTCGCGACGGTTCGAGAAGGCTAAGCGCCTCCTACGGTCGCTCCAGGAAACGGCGCGAGAATTGAGGATTAATTTACCAGTAGAGGTAGCTCCGTTGTTCATCGAAATAGATGGTCAATGGTTACTGCGCCCGGTGCGAATTAAAGAAGAGACGAGCGATACGGCAAGCGGGGACGTATGA
- a CDS encoding fungal-specific transcription factor domain-containing protein: MQSRRSAIRKSSGSCRRKSSFCCEPCRERKSRCDGRKPICSPCTQRSHAADRCVYRRNIVRLLDTDEYLQVLYRHIRELEEMCHEAGIPVPTFNPDVSSIDSDGETAHIGLGIQFDTQTALPDHGNSRAFPPPIKPETFPSLLTNPQEGDLNLLKASNVSSGNEGFPKQLNKFFGSPPTACLIRLLTQGSLLRDIPYGPTHAHLDGSLLPPRDLADHLLGCFWDRVYCLYPFFDRSSVQDAYEGLWVSDTKDNKPSELNIGLGGRSDSGRQSPVFICALNIMFALGCHFADLSVPDRNAIAHTFFLRAKQNIGLDLLEIRTFGAVQTLLLASLYLQSIPDSHKSCDLVGVACRIAQGLGFHETQPDSFKDPLEMEVQRRTWHGCVMMNTITNMACGRPSSMSSLPTIPLPGAVGLTPTNAKDPYVAAFYPSSLELCSILDTALSAVHKAQCNRSSTPASSKIAQQDGLDVVIKLEEKLSKYESSLPAVLSWNRPFNPATDVTQLLTLRRQRNVLHARFLYLRLRLNRTAFSQLCSEMLAQEDSETDQHDPVLRALFSSVLSKCAAACVKAAIDLVSLVYDNYQTSATDTWWYNGFYTSIAGMVIVMSYTCLPALSDIEKTTVHEAWRKCEQILQFMIPYNFSSRNTLLFLRAARDRILSYLEDTSETGATDMGPDSSHVDGMENPFADDTDGLFNGANWLGSAVAMVGLGFLCPADFKWFQDWLAEELP, translated from the exons ATGCAGTCTCGAAGGTCCGCCATACGAAAAAGCAGTGGGTCATGCCGACGAAAATCGTCATTCTGCTGTGAGCCATGTCGGGAACGCAAGTCTCGTTGCGACGGAAGGAAACCCATCTGCAGCCCTTGCACTCAACGGTCGCATGCGGCTGACCGGTGCGTTTATAGGCGCAACATTGTCAGGCTATTGGACACCGATGA ATACCTTCAAGTCCTTTATCGTCATATTCGCGAATTGGAAGAAATGTGCCACGAAGCTGGGATTCCAGTCCCTACGTTTAACCCAGATGTTTCATCCATAGACTCAGATGGAGAGACAGCTCATATTGGCCTGGGAATCCAATTCGATACTCAGACAGCTCTCCCAGATCATGGGAATTCTCGCGCCTTTCCACCTCCAATAAAGCCGGAaaccttcccttcccttctgACAAACCCGCAGGAGGGTGATTTAAACTTGCTGAAAGCTAGTAATGTCAGTAGTGGTAACGAAGGATTTCCAAAGCAACTGAATAAGTTTTTCGGAAGCCCACCCACTGCGTGCCTAATACGTCTCCTGACACAAGGTTCTCTGCTGAGAGATATCCCCTATGGTCCTACTCATGCTCATTTAGATGGCTCCCTTTTGCCACCACGGGATCTTGCCGACCATCTGCTGGGTTGCTTCTGGGATCGGGTTTATTGCCTTTATCCTTTCTTTGACCGATCTAGTGTCCAGGATGCCTACGAGGGTCTCTGGGTATCCGACACAAAAGACAATAAGCCCAGTGAACTCAACATCGGCCTTGGCGGCAGGTCTGACTCCGGTCGTCAGTCACCAGTCTTTATTTGTGCACTGAACATCATGTTTGCCCTTGGGTGCCATTTTGCCGATCTCTCGGTTCCGGATCGGAATGCCATAGCCCATACCTTCTTCCTTAGGGCCAAACAGAATATTGGTCTGGATCTGCTCGAAATCCGCACTTTTGGAGCTGTCCAAACCCTTTTATTGGCGTCACTGTATCTTCAAAGCATACCCGATTCACATAAGTCTTGTGATTTGGTAGGAGTGGCGTGTAGAATTGCCCAGGGGCTTGGGTTTCACGAAACTCAACCAGACAGCTTCAAGGACCCGCTAGAAATGGAGGTTCAGCGGCGCACATGGCATGGGTGTGTCATGATGAATAC AATAACGAACATGGCTTGTGGGAGGCCTAGTTCGATGTCTTCCTTGCCTACCATTCCACTGCCAGGGGCAGTAGGTCTTACTCCTACGAACGCCAAGGACCCGTATGTAGCAGCCTTCTACCCCTCCAGCCTAGAGCTGTGTAGCATCCTAGACACTGCCTTGTCTGCTGTCCACAAAGCACAATGCAACCGATCGAGCACCCCGGCTAGCTCAAAAATTGCACAACAGGACGGGTTAGATGTTGTGATTAAACTGGAAGAAAAGCTATCCAAATATGAATCCAGCCTGCCCGCAGTCCTCAGTTGGAATCGTCCATTCAATCCAGCGACGGATGTAACTCAGTTGTTGACTTTAAGGCGCCAGAGAAATGTTTTACATGCAAG ATTCCTTTACCTGCGCCTCCGCCTCAACCGTACCGCCTTTAGTCAACTATGCTCTGAAATGCTGGCGCAAGAGGATTCCGAGACCGATCAGCATGATCCTGTCCTTAGGGCGCTCTTTTCATCGGTGTTATCCAAGTGTGCAGCGGCCTGCGTAAAAGCAGCGATCGACTTGGTCTCGCTAGTTTATGACAACTATCAAACCTCCGCTACCGACACCTGGTGGTACAATGGTTTCT ACACATCGATTGCGGGTATGGTCATCGTAATGTCCTACACCTGCCTGCCCGCCCTGTCCGACATCGAGAAAACTACCGTCCATGAAGCATGGCGCAAGTGCGAACAAATCTTGCAGTTTATGATCCCGTATAACTTCTCTTCGAGAAATACGTTACTGTTTTTACGAGCCGCTCGTGATCGGATTCTATCGTATCTCGAAGACACAAGTGAGACAGGCGCCACTGACATGGGTCCTGATTCGAGCCATGTAGATGGCATGGAGAATCCTTTCGCCGATGATACAGACGGCTTGTTCAACGGGGCGAACTGGCTGGGCAGTGCCGTGGCTATGGTTGGACTGGGATTCTTGTGCCCGGCCGATTTTAAATGGTTTCAGGACTGGTTGGCGGAGGAGTTGCCTTGA
- a CDS encoding Alpha/Beta hydrolase protein: MQTNKSPCATCIAVDGTSLYYKIIGTGPLLIPMPGATGTGMVYEPLATALSSHFQVALYDRRGFGNSLLVTPGELDTTTHVRTQADDVAQLIQHLSPGKPATVFAASGSAVMAIDLLQSRPDLVQHLILHEPLILDHLPTQFRSYIKGGMVDGILKYGGSGNRIIRRELLAYVQGRRDQQRLRRDPHYARLMSQPVDEAMLFFKFELPIVLNYHLDLENLRLYRDRLVLMKGLDISPELASNPVITLSDVLETAVVFAPGGHNGFITDAEEFAKKMISALNSKKAKL; this comes from the coding sequence ATGCAAACAAACAAGAGCCCCTGCGCAACCTGCATTGCAGTCGATGGCACCTCTCTCTACTATAAAATCATTGGGACTGGACCACTGCTTATTCCGATGCCTGGAGCAACTGGTACTGGAATGGTGTATGAGCCGTTAGCCACTGCGCTCTCTTCACATTTTCAAGTCGCTCTATATGACCGCCGAGGATTCGGAAACAGTCTCTTGGTCACTCCTGGCGAGCTGGACACGACGACCCATGTGAGGACTCAAGCCGACGATGTAGCCCAGTTAATCCAACATTTATCACCAGGGAAGCCTGCGACAGTCTTCGCGGCTTCCGGCAGTGCGGTGATGGCTATTGATCTCCTCCAGTCTCGTCCCGACCTTGTACAGCACCTGATACTACACGAGCCACTTATTCTCGACCATCTTCCTACTCAATTCAGATCGTACATCAAAGGTGGAATGGTTGATGGAATTTTAAAGTACGGGGGGAGTGGGAATAGGATTATTCGGCGCGAGTTGCTTGCTTATGTACAAGGCAGGCGTGACCAACAGAGATTGCGTCGGGATCCGCATTATGCACGACTTATGTCTCAACCGGTGGACGAAGCCATGCTTTTCTTTAAGTTTGAGTTACCAATAGTACTCAACTATCATCTCGACCTTGAAAATCTTCGGCTATATCGAGACAGGTTAGTTCTTATGAAAGGATTGGATATATCACCGGAGCTCGCAAGCAACCCAGTCATCACTCTATCTGACGTGCTTGAGACTGCTGTGGTGTTTGCTCCTGGAGGGCATAATGGATTTATTACTGATGCCGAGGAATTCGCGAAGAAAATGATCTCAGCCCTCAACAGCAAGAAGGCTAAGCTATGA